One genomic window of Clostridioides sp. ES-S-0054-01 includes the following:
- a CDS encoding LacI family DNA-binding transcriptional regulator, whose translation MVTIKDIARNLGISYSTVSRCLNNNPNVSEKTKNKVVEEANRLGFHFNVNARNLAKKETNRIGVIFSNNFNHQDTRKFFSDIMDSSINSIETNKYDFIIQPNNNISGDSNVYKMVNGQMVDGLVIVSKSIKKEEYDFLKDNNFPHVFIYFKPSFVGEIDNFFWDDNVYGGYIATKHLIDHGHKDIITVTSDDKSSKMHEDRTKGYLNAMKEANLKTEVIESKMDFESQVEFLEKYIDKIKKASAIFVQQDVPAISIIQELKTTYGINVPEDISIIGYNNIELISYFRSHLSTIDDPREQVIKNGVDSLVNIINKKSTEHIPRKLYPRLIIRNSVKRIK comes from the coding sequence ATGGTAACTATTAAAGATATTGCAAGGAATCTAGGTATCAGTTATTCAACCGTTTCTAGGTGCTTAAACAATAATCCTAATGTATCTGAAAAAACAAAAAATAAGGTAGTAGAAGAGGCAAATAGACTAGGGTTCCATTTTAATGTAAATGCAAGAAATCTGGCAAAAAAAGAAACCAACAGGATAGGAGTAATCTTTTCAAATAATTTTAATCATCAAGATACTAGAAAATTTTTTAGTGATATAATGGACAGTTCTATAAACTCTATTGAGACTAATAAATACGATTTTATAATACAACCTAATAATAACATTAGCGGTGATAGTAATGTATATAAAATGGTAAATGGACAAATGGTTGACGGATTAGTAATTGTGTCCAAATCAATAAAAAAAGAAGAATATGATTTTTTAAAAGACAATAATTTTCCACATGTATTTATATATTTTAAACCATCTTTTGTAGGAGAAATAGACAATTTCTTTTGGGATGATAATGTATATGGAGGCTATATAGCTACTAAACATTTGATTGACCATGGTCATAAAGATATAATAACAGTAACTTCAGATGATAAGAGTTCAAAAATGCATGAAGATAGAACCAAGGGATATTTAAATGCTATGAAAGAGGCAAATTTAAAGACTGAAGTTATTGAATCTAAAATGGATTTTGAATCTCAAGTTGAATTTCTAGAAAAATATATTGATAAAATAAAGAAAGCTTCAGCTATATTTGTACAACAAGATGTACCAGCAATTTCTATAATACAAGAATTAAAAACTACTTATGGCATAAATGTACCAGAAGATATTTCTATAATAGGATACAATAATATTGAATTAATATCATATTTTAGGTCACATTTATCAACAATAGATGACCCAAGAGAGCAAGTTATAAAAAATGGGGTAGATAGTTTAGTAAATATAATAAATAAAAAGAGTACAGAGCATATTCCAAGAAAACTATATCCAAGATTAATAATACGAAATAGTGTTAAAAGAATAAAATAG
- a CDS encoding transglycosylase domain-containing protein, with product MNNDNDKNGNKIRRKKVSSSSNTNKPINRGSTNKTRSTKNKKKSKKSDKFRKLRVFGIVFLVLLVVGTAGTAGLVFASLRDVTPVTEAVLDKQTNQTTTIKYANGKTLSTAPSVNKKTPVPLDKISPHLQHAVIAIEDERFYEHNGVDIKGLFRSVLKTLTGTKQGGSTIPMQVSKMLLTTEQQTLPRKIKDIYYAYEMSKTVSKEKILETYLNNFFVGKGLAGAEAGARGYFDKSAADLTIAESALLAGSTKNPSRFSAYKTSKLDGSETKSDLENKLLFFVNTSDDELDDPTQIDFDMIEKIKSWELISNDTYKQLKAGTLVVRKAVSNPEAKKRQKVVLKKMLELGYIKQNEYDEAIKAKIEIKFPKSSDKVSSSVEDLIESEVINALMEQGHTNDEAQNLFYNGGLIVNTTIDPKMQDALEEEFDKNSNFPGHMVGSDGVSQPQAAMVILDYKNGEIRALAGGRNISGRKTLNRATNPHQPGSSIKPLAIYTPAIDTLKITQSTALSDSRGGYKFEENNKWNPRTTTSGHGSMSLRRALAKSSNTIAVKTAEMLGDSYDECVDIMMDYLKNFGITTLKNNHSGSSEASDRKFPSLTLGGMANGITPLQMAAAYGTLANQGVYVEPSIFTTITTFDGQLLVKNAPEEHKVVDPEVAYVVTDMLESVITEGTGGVATLPSGMPVAGKTGTTNSAYDAWFVGYTPYYVGATYIGDDAGRKDDAGNTIKRREVPRGSTSTAKLWEKIMAKIHANLTVTEFEVPKNVYFTKINLEDGGKQSSGSKAAFIEGTAPTRVSSQPSSEDTKKPDNNQQEENNNNNNNTGDNGGGSTPPDNSVNNGGGSTTPPDNGGNNNGGSSTPPPDNGGNNNGGGSTNTPDNGGNNNSGGSTNPPDGGGTPTP from the coding sequence ATGAATAACGATAATGATAAAAATGGAAATAAAATCAGAAGAAAAAAAGTTAGTTCCTCTAGTAATACAAACAAACCAATTAATAGAGGCTCAACTAACAAAACTCGTTCAACAAAAAACAAGAAAAAATCTAAAAAAAGCGATAAATTTAGAAAACTAAGAGTATTTGGGATAGTATTTTTAGTTTTACTAGTTGTTGGTACTGCTGGTACTGCTGGTTTAGTATTTGCATCATTAAGAGACGTTACTCCAGTCACAGAAGCTGTCTTGGATAAACAGACAAACCAAACAACTACAATTAAATACGCTAATGGAAAAACATTATCTACAGCTCCAAGTGTAAATAAAAAGACACCTGTTCCATTAGATAAGATTTCACCTCATCTTCAACATGCTGTAATTGCAATAGAAGATGAACGTTTTTATGAACATAATGGTGTCGATATTAAAGGTCTATTTAGATCAGTATTAAAGACCCTTACAGGTACTAAACAAGGGGGTAGTACTATTCCTATGCAGGTATCTAAAATGTTGTTGACTACTGAACAACAGACTCTACCTCGTAAAATAAAGGATATTTACTATGCATATGAGATGAGTAAAACAGTAAGCAAAGAAAAAATACTAGAAACTTATTTAAATAACTTTTTCGTCGGTAAAGGTCTAGCAGGAGCTGAAGCTGGTGCACGTGGTTATTTTGATAAGTCTGCAGCTGACCTTACTATAGCTGAGTCAGCACTTCTTGCTGGTTCGACTAAAAATCCATCAAGATTTTCAGCTTACAAAACTTCTAAGTTAGATGGAAGCGAAACTAAAAGTGATTTAGAAAATAAACTATTATTTTTTGTTAACACATCTGATGATGAGTTAGACGACCCTACTCAAATAGACTTTGATATGATTGAAAAAATAAAGTCTTGGGAGCTTATATCTAATGATACTTATAAACAACTAAAAGCAGGTACATTAGTTGTCAGAAAGGCTGTAAGTAACCCAGAAGCTAAGAAAAGACAAAAAGTTGTTCTAAAGAAAATGTTAGAATTAGGATATATAAAGCAAAACGAATATGACGAAGCAATCAAAGCTAAAATAGAAATAAAATTTCCTAAATCATCAGACAAAGTTTCTTCATCTGTAGAAGACCTTATTGAAAGTGAAGTTATAAATGCTTTAATGGAACAAGGACATACAAATGATGAAGCTCAAAACTTATTCTATAATGGTGGTCTAATTGTAAATACAACTATAGACCCTAAAATGCAAGATGCTTTAGAAGAAGAATTTGATAAAAATAGCAATTTCCCAGGACATATGGTCGGTTCTGATGGAGTTAGCCAACCACAAGCTGCAATGGTAATCTTAGATTATAAAAATGGCGAAATAAGAGCACTAGCTGGAGGAAGGAATATAAGTGGTAGAAAAACTTTAAATCGTGCTACTAACCCTCATCAGCCGGGTTCTTCTATAAAACCTCTAGCAATATATACACCAGCTATTGATACTTTAAAAATCACACAATCAACTGCTCTAAGTGATTCCAGAGGAGGATATAAGTTTGAAGAAAATAATAAATGGAATCCAAGAACTACTACTTCTGGTCATGGTTCTATGAGTTTACGTAGAGCACTTGCTAAATCTTCAAACACAATAGCTGTCAAGACTGCTGAAATGCTTGGAGATTCTTATGATGAATGTGTAGATATAATGATGGATTACTTAAAGAACTTTGGTATAACAACTTTGAAAAATAATCACTCAGGTTCATCTGAAGCAAGTGATAGAAAATTCCCATCATTGACACTAGGCGGTATGGCAAATGGTATTACTCCACTCCAAATGGCTGCTGCTTATGGTACATTGGCAAATCAAGGTGTTTATGTAGAACCTTCTATTTTTACTACTATAACTACCTTTGACGGTCAATTATTAGTTAAAAATGCTCCTGAAGAACATAAAGTTGTAGACCCTGAAGTAGCTTATGTTGTTACAGATATGTTAGAAAGTGTAATTACTGAAGGTACTGGTGGTGTCGCAACACTTCCAAGTGGAATGCCTGTAGCAGGTAAAACAGGTACTACAAATAGTGCATATGATGCTTGGTTTGTCGGTTACACTCCTTATTATGTTGGTGCAACTTATATTGGAGATGATGCTGGTAGAAAAGATGATGCTGGTAACACTATAAAACGTAGAGAGGTACCACGTGGAAGTACTAGTACTGCAAAACTATGGGAAAAAATCATGGCAAAAATACATGCTAATTTGACAGTTACTGAATTTGAAGTTCCTAAAAACGTGTATTTTACAAAAATTAATTTAGAAGATGGAGGAAAGCAGTCTTCTGGTTCTAAAGCAGCATTTATTGAAGGTACTGCTCCTACTAGAGTAAGCTCTCAACCATCATCTGAAGACACAAAGAAACCAGATAATAATCAACAAGAAGAAAATAATAATAACAACAATAACACAGGTGATAATGGTGGTGGTTCTACTCCTCCTGATAATAGCGTAAATAATGGTGGTGGCTCTACTACTCCTCCTGATAATGGTGGCAATAACAATGGTGGTAGCTCTACTCCTCCTCCTGATAATGGTGGTAATAACAACGGTGGTGGCTCTACTAATACCCCTGATAATGGTGGCAATAACAATAGTGGTGGTTCTACTAATCCCCCTGATGGCGGTGGAACTCCAACCCCTTAG
- the yunB gene encoding sporulation protein YunB, producing MNRIVDRKNKNEVRKIAAIFLVILFLSVFIGSFIYIDKTLRPTITVLAETKALELANRSINKAVAEMVEGKINYEDLMDIQLDNNGKITMIQANTIMMNEIASAIALEIQDELKKDKTASSYIPIGTALGSPILAKYGPRLEVSIEPIGTVSVNFKTEFESSGINQTRHRIYLEAQTQVKVVIPLITSTKQIKAQIPICETIIVGDVPESYVNIPEKNLGNVLPNTGKNTNK from the coding sequence TTGAATAGGATAGTAGATAGAAAAAATAAAAATGAAGTTAGAAAAATCGCAGCTATTTTTTTGGTAATTCTTTTCTTGTCTGTATTTATAGGCAGTTTTATATATATAGATAAAACTTTAAGACCGACAATAACAGTTTTGGCAGAAACTAAAGCTCTTGAACTAGCAAATAGGTCCATAAATAAAGCTGTTGCTGAGATGGTAGAAGGAAAAATAAATTATGAAGACTTAATGGATATACAGCTTGATAATAATGGTAAAATAACTATGATACAAGCAAATACTATAATGATGAATGAGATTGCATCTGCAATAGCTTTAGAAATACAAGATGAATTAAAAAAGGATAAGACAGCAAGTTCTTACATACCTATAGGAACGGCGTTAGGAAGTCCTATATTAGCTAAATACGGTCCTAGACTTGAAGTTTCTATTGAACCTATAGGAACAGTATCAGTAAACTTTAAAACGGAATTTGAGTCCTCAGGTATAAATCAAACAAGACATAGAATATATCTAGAAGCCCAAACACAAGTTAAAGTAGTGATACCACTTATAACATCAACAAAACAAATTAAAGCTCAAATACCTATTTGTGAAACTATAATAGTAGGTGATGTTCCAGAAAGTTATGTAAATATACCAGAAAAAAATCTAGGCAATGTTTTACCTAACACTGGAAAGAATACTAACAAGTAA
- a CDS encoding peptidase S55 codes for MQLKKFHFKDKALSKKINLAKSKFTIVLTFLFLLYFFSNNLIYAQNLQKNEPEYLIPIGNVLQIDAELKNIIVRNPGEASPFRLGDAIVKVNNVEVDGYSDFANTLNALPEEKQVSILLNRGGQLITMKTTKHILEKISFNNLLSGFATLTYINPETSEFGAVGHPISVGNARKIPIKTGSISTTKHLNIEKSYKGSVGCINAKRENIIGSFTENTDFGIRGQINNLDISNLKKYKVASLDEVKLGKAQIILQDNFNECKKYNIEIIDIENQKHPESKSFKIKITDKKLLTQTGGIVQGMSGTPIVQDNKIIGAVSHAIENDPAVGYGVFIKWML; via the coding sequence ATGCAACTTAAAAAATTTCATTTTAAAGATAAAGCTTTAAGTAAAAAAATCAACTTAGCTAAGTCTAAATTTACAATTGTTTTAACATTTTTATTTTTATTATATTTTTTCTCAAATAATTTAATTTATGCACAAAATTTACAAAAAAATGAGCCTGAATATTTAATACCGATTGGAAACGTCCTTCAAATCGATGCAGAATTAAAAAATATCATCGTTAGAAATCCTGGAGAAGCATCTCCATTTAGATTAGGTGATGCTATAGTAAAGGTAAACAATGTTGAAGTTGATGGATATAGCGACTTTGCCAATACCTTAAATGCTTTACCTGAAGAAAAACAAGTATCTATTTTATTAAATAGAGGTGGTCAACTTATAACGATGAAAACTACTAAACACATATTAGAAAAAATTAGTTTTAATAACTTACTCTCTGGATTTGCTACTTTGACATATATTAATCCAGAGACATCAGAGTTTGGTGCTGTAGGTCATCCAATAAGTGTTGGTAATGCAAGAAAAATACCTATTAAAACAGGTTCAATTTCTACAACTAAGCATCTTAATATAGAAAAATCTTATAAAGGTAGTGTTGGATGTATAAATGCAAAACGAGAAAATATTATTGGTAGCTTTACAGAAAATACTGATTTTGGAATAAGAGGTCAAATTAATAACTTGGATATTTCTAATTTAAAAAAATATAAAGTAGCATCTTTAGATGAAGTCAAATTAGGAAAAGCTCAAATAATTTTACAAGATAACTTTAATGAGTGTAAAAAGTATAATATTGAAATTATAGATATAGAAAACCAAAAACATCCAGAAAGTAAAAGTTTTAAAATTAAAATTACAGACAAAAAGCTTTTAACTCAAACCGGTGGTATTGTACAAGGTATGAGTGGTACTCCAATAGTTCAAGATAATAAAATAATCGGAGCAGTGTCACACGCTATTGAAAATGACCCAGCTGTAGGTTATGGTGTATTTATCAAGTGGATGTTGTAA
- a CDS encoding N-acetylmuramoyl-L-alanine amidase, translated as MKKYRLLVTCIIAMGIIIIGTSNPVSNFYKTTNLISSGNITNEKADKDKNSNKNTKDKDEDKSNSKSNKDKSSEDKSSDSKNETQKNKKFLICIDPGHQGKGDSNLEPVAPGSSSKKARVSSGTEGIATKKPEYVLNLEASLVLKSILESKGYNVIMTRETHDVNISNSERAILANDKKADMVVRIHADSLNNSSKTGASILIPEKDGKYTAPIYEESNNCAEFIKQNMEQAGIQINGIFQRGDLTGFNWSKVPAVLVEMGFMSNYNEDQMMSNPDYQRKMMQCIADGLDAYFK; from the coding sequence ATGAAAAAATATAGATTGTTAGTTACTTGTATAATTGCCATGGGAATTATAATTATAGGAACATCAAATCCAGTTAGCAATTTTTACAAGACTACAAATTTGATTAGTTCAGGAAATATTACAAATGAAAAAGCAGATAAAGATAAAAATTCAAACAAAAATACTAAAGATAAAGATGAGGACAAATCAAATTCTAAAAGTAATAAAGATAAGTCATCAGAAGACAAATCATCAGATAGTAAAAATGAAACTCAAAAAAATAAAAAATTTTTAATTTGTATAGACCCAGGGCATCAAGGAAAAGGAGATAGCAATTTAGAACCAGTAGCTCCAGGTTCTTCCTCTAAAAAAGCGAGAGTATCTTCAGGAACAGAGGGTATTGCTACAAAAAAACCAGAATACGTTTTAAACTTAGAAGCATCTCTTGTTTTAAAGAGTATATTAGAATCTAAAGGTTATAATGTAATAATGACTAGAGAGACACATGATGTAAATATAAGTAATTCAGAAAGAGCAATACTTGCTAATGATAAAAAGGCAGATATGGTTGTAAGAATACATGCAGACAGTTTGAATAATTCTTCAAAAACTGGAGCATCTATATTGATTCCTGAAAAAGATGGAAAATATACAGCTCCTATATATGAAGAGAGTAATAACTGTGCTGAGTTTATCAAACAGAATATGGAACAAGCAGGTATACAAATTAATGGAATCTTTCAAAGAGGTGATTTGACTGGGTTTAACTGGTCAAAAGTACCAGCTGTATTAGTAGAAATGGGATTTATGAGTAACTATAATGAAGACCAAATGATGTCAAATCCAGACTATCAAAGAAAAATGATGCAATGTATAGCTGATGGATTAGATGCATATTTTAAATAA
- a CDS encoding ABC-F family ATP-binding cassette domain-containing protein, protein MLVVENVSHGFGARTILENVSFRLRKGEHIALVGANGEGKSSFLNIITKKLMPDAGNIKWSSRATVGYLDQHTVLSKGKTIREVLREAFKHMFDLEQEMIAMYDKMGEASDDEMNKLLEETAEIQTILENSGFYMIDAKIQEVANGLGLGEIGLDKDVTDLSGGQRTKVLLTKLLLENPTILILDEPTNYLDEEHITWLTKYLQEYENSFVLVSHDIDFINNTCNVIYHMENGELNRYKGNYDEFVRLNDIKKRQEEQAYDKQVEERKRLEDFVARNKARVATRGMANSRQKQLDKMEILERPKEKIKPTFAFKDARVASKIIFETENLVLGYDEALTKPLNFHLERGKKIALKGMNGIGKSTLLKTLLGIIKPFEGNVKLGDYLEVGYFEQESSRENSNTPMDEIWSEFPGLTNFEVRQALAKCGLTNEHITSQMRVLSGGEAAKVRLCKVMLKNINFLVLDEPTNHLDVEAKDELKKAIKDFKGTVLLVCHEPEFYSEIVDDVWNIEDFTTKIV, encoded by the coding sequence ATGCTAGTAGTAGAAAATGTGAGTCATGGATTTGGTGCAAGAACAATATTAGAAAATGTATCTTTTAGACTTAGAAAAGGTGAACATATTGCACTAGTTGGCGCTAATGGAGAAGGAAAATCGAGTTTTTTAAATATAATAACAAAGAAGCTTATGCCAGATGCTGGAAATATAAAATGGTCTTCAAGAGCTACAGTAGGTTATTTAGACCAACACACGGTATTAAGTAAGGGTAAAACTATAAGGGAAGTGCTTAGAGAAGCTTTTAAGCATATGTTTGACTTAGAGCAAGAAATGATTGCTATGTATGATAAAATGGGAGAAGCTAGTGATGATGAAATGAATAAGCTTCTTGAAGAAACAGCAGAAATACAAACTATACTTGAAAATAGTGGTTTTTATATGATAGATGCAAAGATACAAGAAGTTGCAAATGGTCTTGGTCTTGGAGAAATTGGTCTTGATAAAGATGTAACTGACTTAAGTGGAGGGCAAAGAACAAAGGTACTTCTTACTAAACTTCTACTTGAAAATCCAACTATTCTTATATTGGACGAGCCTACAAACTATTTAGATGAAGAACATATAACGTGGCTTACTAAGTATCTTCAAGAGTATGAGAATAGCTTTGTATTAGTTTCTCATGATATTGATTTTATAAACAATACTTGTAATGTAATATATCATATGGAAAATGGAGAGTTAAATAGATATAAAGGAAACTATGATGAATTTGTAAGACTTAATGATATAAAGAAACGTCAAGAAGAACAAGCCTATGATAAGCAAGTTGAAGAAAGAAAAAGACTAGAGGATTTTGTAGCTAGAAATAAAGCTAGAGTAGCAACTAGAGGAATGGCTAACAGTAGACAAAAGCAACTTGATAAGATGGAAATATTGGAAAGACCAAAAGAAAAAATAAAGCCTACTTTTGCTTTTAAAGACGCTAGAGTAGCAAGTAAAATAATTTTTGAAACAGAAAATTTAGTGTTAGGATATGATGAAGCATTGACAAAACCACTCAATTTCCACTTAGAAAGAGGAAAGAAGATTGCTTTAAAAGGAATGAATGGTATTGGAAAATCTACTTTATTAAAAACTTTACTTGGAATAATAAAACCATTTGAAGGAAATGTTAAGTTAGGTGACTATTTGGAAGTTGGATATTTTGAACAAGAGAGTTCAAGAGAAAATAGTAATACACCTATGGATGAAATTTGGAGTGAATTTCCAGGGCTTACAAACTTTGAAGTTAGACAGGCTCTTGCAAAATGTGGACTTACAAATGAGCATATAACTAGTCAAATGAGAGTGTTAAGTGGTGGAGAAGCTGCTAAGGTTAGACTTTGTAAAGTAATGCTAAAAAATATAAATTTCTTAGTATTAGATGAGCCTACAAATCACTTGGACGTTGAGGCAAAAGATGAATTGAAGAAGGCTATCAAAGACTTTAAGGGAACAGTTCTTTTGGTATGCCATGAGCCAGAATTTTATTCAGAAATTGTTGATGATGTATGGAATATAGAAGATTTTACAACTAAAATCGTGTAG
- a CDS encoding TIGR01906 family membrane protein has product MKKFLNILFSVCISIVIIVGVINFTVGFKQLYYFDIDYLSISELSGLSKDDIKLNYDYLIDYNLSKNVSEFKLPTLKSSPEGKIHFEEVRNIFQNINKLAKLLMVVSLVGIVLSVKNKNIKILKTTSITLIIMPLLLAVPILLNFEKSFIIFHKLLFRNDYWIFDPNLDPVISMLPEEFFFHSGMMILILVLLASILLFVMYKLCKSFKIR; this is encoded by the coding sequence ATGAAAAAGTTTCTAAATATACTTTTTTCAGTTTGTATTAGTATTGTTATAATAGTAGGTGTTATTAATTTTACTGTTGGATTTAAACAACTTTATTATTTTGACATTGATTATTTAAGTATATCAGAGTTATCTGGTTTATCTAAAGATGATATAAAATTAAACTACGATTATCTAATTGATTATAATTTAAGTAAGAATGTGTCTGAGTTCAAGTTACCAACATTAAAATCTTCTCCAGAAGGGAAGATACATTTTGAAGAAGTTAGGAATATATTTCAAAATATCAATAAATTAGCTAAATTATTAATGGTAGTTTCTTTAGTAGGAATTGTACTAAGTGTAAAGAATAAAAATATAAAAATCTTGAAAACTACATCAATAACACTTATAATTATGCCATTATTATTGGCAGTTCCAATTTTATTGAATTTTGAAAAGTCGTTTATTATTTTTCATAAGTTATTATTTAGAAACGATTATTGGATATTTGACCCTAATTTAGACCCAGTTATAAGTATGTTGCCAGAGGAATTCTTCTTTCACTCAGGAATGATGATTTTAATATTAGTTTTGTTAGCAAGTATATTACTTTTTGTAATGTATAAATTATGTAAATCGTTCAAAATAAGATAA
- a CDS encoding cysteine-rich small domain-containing protein — MGENYKFFNHKDCEFFPCHKTNKPEEFNCLFCYCPLYALGENCGGNFKYTDKGIKDCSSCMLPHKKNNYNYIMGKFQDLVKITSKK; from the coding sequence ATGGGCGAAAATTATAAGTTTTTTAATCACAAAGATTGTGAATTTTTCCCTTGTCATAAAACTAATAAACCAGAAGAATTTAATTGTTTATTTTGCTACTGTCCTTTGTATGCTTTAGGAGAAAACTGTGGTGGAAATTTCAAGTATACAGATAAAGGTATCAAAGATTGCAGTAGTTGCATGCTACCTCATAAAAAAAATAATTATAATTATATTATGGGAAAATTTCAAGATTTAGTTAAAATCACTAGTAAAAAGTGA
- the hflX gene encoding GTPase HflX, which yields MKEIQEKALLVGLNLTTMVKKSDDINTSESMEELKELTKAAGAEVVGSLIQNKHSIDAAYYIGKGKVEEIRAYSDSLDATLVIFNDELSGAQIRNIENVVGRKVIDRTTLILDIFAQRALSKEGKLQVELAQLKYRLPRLYGMGGEMSRTGAGIGTRGPGEQKLEIDKRHILNKAADIRRELREVKKNRETQRVKRLKSNIPIVALVGYTNAGKSTLLNELIKTHKDYEQEKEVFVKDMLFATLDVTLRKALLPNKKEFLVVDTVGFVSKLPHDLVEAFKATLEEVQYADLILHVIDATNTSYELQKSTTEGVLKELGVNDKKHILVYNKVDKLELDIYPKSQEDIVYISAKQGINMDKLLNMIEIALMENTYSVSLMLPYERGDIFSRIKDKYNVENFEYGENGITLDVNLDEEDFNIYRGYILEK from the coding sequence GTGAAAGAAATTCAAGAAAAAGCACTTCTTGTAGGTTTGAATTTGACGACAATGGTGAAAAAAAGTGATGATATAAACACTAGTGAATCTATGGAAGAATTAAAAGAATTAACAAAAGCTGCAGGAGCAGAGGTTGTAGGTAGCTTAATTCAAAATAAACATTCTATAGATGCAGCTTATTATATAGGAAAAGGTAAGGTAGAAGAAATAAGAGCATATAGTGACTCTTTAGATGCTACTTTAGTAATTTTTAATGATGAACTATCTGGTGCTCAAATCAGAAATATAGAGAATGTTGTTGGAAGAAAAGTAATAGATAGAACTACCTTGATTTTAGATATATTTGCTCAAAGGGCACTTAGTAAAGAAGGTAAATTACAAGTTGAATTAGCACAATTAAAGTACAGATTACCACGACTTTATGGAATGGGTGGTGAGATGAGTAGAACGGGTGCAGGGATTGGTACTAGAGGTCCTGGAGAACAAAAACTAGAAATAGATAAAAGACATATACTTAATAAAGCAGCAGATATAAGACGTGAACTTAGAGAAGTAAAAAAGAATAGAGAGACACAGAGAGTTAAGCGTTTAAAGTCAAATATACCGATTGTAGCACTTGTTGGGTATACAAATGCAGGAAAATCTACCTTGCTAAACGAATTAATAAAGACACACAAGGATTATGAGCAAGAAAAAGAAGTTTTTGTAAAAGATATGCTTTTTGCAACTTTAGATGTAACCTTAAGAAAGGCTCTTTTGCCAAATAAAAAAGAATTTTTAGTAGTAGATACTGTTGGATTTGTAAGTAAACTTCCCCATGATTTAGTAGAAGCGTTTAAAGCAACATTGGAAGAAGTACAGTATGCAGATTTAATCTTACATGTAATTGATGCGACAAATACTAGTTATGAATTGCAAAAAAGTACTACTGAAGGTGTATTAAAAGAACTTGGTGTAAATGATAAAAAACATATACTTGTATATAATAAAGTGGACAAGCTAGAATTGGATATATATCCTAAAAGTCAAGAAGATATTGTGTATATTTCTGCAAAACAAGGCATAAATATGGATAAGCTATTAAATATGATAGAAATTGCTTTAATGGAAAATACTTATTCAGTAAGCTTGATGTTACCTTATGAGAGAGGTGATATATTTAGTAGAATAAAAGATAAATATAATGTGGAGAATTTTGAGTATGGGGAAAATGGTATAACACTAGATGTAAACTTAGATGAAGAAGATTTTAATATCTATAGAGGGTACATACTAGAAAAATAG
- a CDS encoding HEAT repeat domain-containing protein produces MDINWKNIDNLEDYFITYLLYKESKTVSQISKIRNISSTEASEQLIQAKLKIKEMQKDDFEASKDILDKFLELDKIKRLDFMDSLDDEKMVYFKRKVFKRILVEKNAEDLIVLIWATGELKDDRFLKLLHQLTNHRHSDIRRITYSAIRKIESPSSREVLQKGLYDKNAQTRQYCAKALSKLGDKNSLKILQQLKDKNKNFEKEYVLRAYDEAIKSLENAKNLKK; encoded by the coding sequence ATGGATATAAATTGGAAAAATATAGATAATCTCGAAGATTATTTTATAACCTATCTTCTTTATAAAGAATCTAAAACAGTATCTCAAATTAGTAAAATTAGAAATATTTCAAGTACTGAAGCAAGTGAGCAACTTATACAAGCAAAATTAAAAATAAAGGAAATGCAAAAAGATGATTTTGAAGCATCTAAGGATATTTTAGATAAATTTTTAGAATTAGATAAAATTAAGAGACTTGATTTTATGGATAGCTTAGATGACGAAAAAATGGTATACTTTAAGAGAAAGGTTTTCAAAAGAATCCTTGTGGAAAAAAATGCTGAAGATTTAATTGTTTTAATTTGGGCGACAGGTGAGCTAAAAGATGATAGATTCTTGAAATTGCTTCATCAGCTCACAAACCACAGACACTCAGATATTAGAAGAATAACTTATTCAGCAATCAGAAAGATTGAATCACCGAGTAGTAGAGAAGTACTGCAAAAAGGTCTCTACGATAAAAATGCACAAACTAGACAGTATTGTGCAAAAGCTCTTTCAAAATTGGGAGATAAAAACAGTTTAAAGATTTTACAGCAGTTGAAAGACAAGAATAAGAATTTTGAAAAAGAATATGTACTTAGAGCTTATGATGAAGCCATTAAGTCATTAGAAAATGCAAAAAATTTGAAAAAGTAA